The stretch of DNA CGCGCTGATGTACTGCGGACCCATTTCAAGCTTGCGGATCCTGCCGACCGGGATGTCGAGGGTGCCTGAGGCAGCTACGGGAGTCAGGTCCGCCATGGACGCTTCCTTGGTGTTGGGAACCACCTTGGCCCACTCGTTGTCCGCGTCCAGCAGCTTCTCGATCTCGGCGACGGAGAGGTCCTCGCGGAGCTTGAGCGTGAGCGCCTGGGAGTGGGAGCGCATGGCACCGATCCGGATGCAGAGGCCGTCCATGATGATGCGGTTTTCCTCGGAGGTGCCCAGGATCTTGTTGGTCTCGACCCCGGCCTTCCACTCTTCCTTGGACTGGCCATTGCCCAGGTCCGCGTCGATCCAGGGGATCAGGGAGCCGGCCAGCGGTACGCCGAACTGGGTGGCGTCGATGTCGGTGCGCTGGTGGGCGAGGACCTTGCGGTCAATGTCGAGGATGGCGGACGCCGGATCTTCCAGTTCGGTGCTGACCTCGGCGTTGAGCGTGCCGAACTGGCTCAGCAGTTCGCGCATGTGCCGGGCGCCGCCGCCGGAGGCCGCTTGGTAGGTCATCGAGGTGCCCCACTCGACGAGGCCGTTCTTGAACAGGCCGCCGAGGCCCATGAGCATGCAGGAAACCGTGCAGTTGCCGCCGATGAAGTCCTTGGTGCCGTTGACCAGGCCCTTGTCGATGACGTCGCGGTTGATCGGGTCCAGCACGATGATGGAGTCGTCGTTCATCCGCAGGGTGGAGGCGGCGTCGATCCAGAGGCCGTCCCAGCCGCGGCCGCGGAGTTCGCCGTGGACCTTCTTGGTGTAGTCGCCGCCCTGGGCGGTGACGATGATCGGCAGCTTCGCCAGGGTGTCGACGTCGAACGCGTTCTCGAGCTTGCCCACGCCCTCGGCAAACGTGGGGGCGGCACCTCCCGCGTTGGAGGTCGAGAAGAAC from Arthrobacter sp. B3I9 encodes:
- the asd gene encoding aspartate-semialdehyde dehydrogenase; amino-acid sequence: MTTAATPSVGLVGWRGMVGSVLMQRMQDEGDFANINPVFFSTSNAGGAAPTFAEGVGKLENAFDVDTLAKLPIIVTAQGGDYTKKVHGELRGRGWDGLWIDAASTLRMNDDSIIVLDPINRDVIDKGLVNGTKDFIGGNCTVSCMLMGLGGLFKNGLVEWGTSMTYQAASGGGARHMRELLSQFGTLNAEVSTELEDPASAILDIDRKVLAHQRTDIDATQFGVPLAGSLIPWIDADLGNGQSKEEWKAGVETNKILGTSEENRIIMDGLCIRIGAMRSHSQALTLKLREDLSVAEIEKLLDADNEWAKVVPNTKEASMADLTPVAASGTLDIPVGRIRKLEMGPQYISAFTVGDQLLWGAAEPLRRMLNIATGTL